From Solidesulfovibrio carbinoliphilus subsp. oakridgensis, the proteins below share one genomic window:
- a CDS encoding 4Fe-4S binding protein — protein sequence MRIVTARRISQGFFLVLFLWFCVVATVGDRFWQLRGWPVNWLLWLDPLTALATTLATRTLFAPLLWAVAVFALTFFVGRFFCGFACPLGTLQHLAGYLSRRHTGRAARIEANRPSRWQALKYYGLVFFLTAAALGSVQTGLLDPLPLVYRSVSLALLPLVDPGRGVIHHDARFYDGAWVFGAVFVAILALNFLRPRFFCRFLCPLGALFGLATRLAPWRIGKRSEKSCGNCHLCEEYCEGGCRPSGEILQSECVLCCNCLDACPTGRIGFAGRPSVAGERALPDVSRRGAVAVLAVGALTVPLWRVGGAMGAGRDPSLLRPPGALDEERFLARCIRCGQCMRVCPSNIIQPAVTVAGAAGIWTPTLNYRLGRAGCLQNCIACGQVCPTAAIRPLGIDEKLGIGDFAATGPIRLGTAFVDRTRCLPWAMGRPCIVCQEVCPVSPKAIYTQEVFEPVRGGRLALADARGAVLSLAAPFAADRNLGSGDYYLRPSGIPGARPLRIAGLTATELTLERPLPDLGQGREADILVRLQQPHVDPGKCIGCGMCEHECPVSGLRAIRVTSENESRSGPGRMLA from the coding sequence GGCCACCACCCTGGCCACGCGCACGCTTTTCGCGCCGCTTCTCTGGGCCGTGGCCGTCTTTGCCCTGACCTTTTTCGTGGGCCGGTTTTTCTGCGGCTTCGCCTGTCCGCTCGGCACGCTCCAGCACCTGGCCGGGTACCTGAGCCGCCGCCATACCGGCCGGGCGGCCCGGATCGAGGCCAACCGGCCGAGCCGCTGGCAGGCCCTCAAGTACTATGGGCTGGTCTTTTTCCTGACCGCGGCGGCCCTTGGCAGCGTCCAGACCGGGCTCCTCGATCCGCTGCCCCTGGTCTACCGGAGCGTCAGTCTGGCCCTCCTGCCACTGGTCGATCCCGGCCGGGGCGTGATCCACCACGACGCCCGGTTCTACGACGGGGCCTGGGTCTTCGGCGCGGTCTTCGTGGCGATCCTGGCTCTCAATTTCCTGCGGCCGCGTTTTTTCTGCCGGTTCCTCTGTCCGCTGGGGGCGCTTTTCGGCCTTGCCACCCGGCTGGCCCCCTGGCGGATCGGCAAGCGGTCCGAGAAATCCTGCGGCAACTGCCACCTGTGCGAGGAATACTGCGAGGGCGGCTGCCGGCCCTCCGGCGAGATCCTCCAAAGCGAGTGCGTTCTTTGCTGCAACTGCCTGGACGCCTGCCCGACCGGCCGCATCGGCTTTGCCGGCCGCCCGTCCGTGGCCGGAGAGCGGGCCTTGCCCGACGTGTCCCGGCGCGGGGCCGTGGCTGTCCTGGCCGTCGGGGCTCTCACCGTGCCCTTGTGGCGGGTCGGCGGGGCCATGGGGGCCGGACGCGATCCGTCGCTTCTGCGGCCGCCGGGGGCGCTCGACGAGGAGCGGTTTCTCGCCCGCTGCATCCGCTGCGGCCAGTGCATGCGGGTCTGTCCGTCGAACATCATCCAGCCGGCCGTGACCGTGGCCGGGGCGGCCGGGATATGGACGCCGACCCTCAATTACCGCCTGGGCCGGGCCGGCTGCCTGCAAAACTGCATTGCCTGCGGCCAGGTCTGTCCGACCGCCGCCATCCGGCCGCTTGGCATCGACGAGAAGCTTGGCATAGGCGACTTCGCGGCAACCGGCCCCATTCGCCTGGGCACGGCCTTCGTGGACCGCACCCGGTGCCTGCCCTGGGCCATGGGCCGGCCGTGCATCGTCTGCCAGGAGGTCTGCCCGGTCAGCCCCAAGGCCATTTACACCCAAGAGGTCTTCGAGCCGGTCCGGGGCGGCCGGCTGGCCCTTGCCGACGCCAGGGGGGCGGTGCTGTCCCTGGCCGCCCCTTTCGCGGCCGACCGGAACCTCGGCAGCGGCGACTATTACCTGCGCCCCTCCGGCATTCCCGGGGCCAGGCCCCTTCGCATCGCGGGACTTACGGCCACGGAGCTGACCCTGGAGCGGCCCCTGCCCGACCTCGGCCAGGGCCGGGAGGCGGACATCCTGGTCCGGTTGCAGCAGCCCCACGTGGACCCGGGCAAGTGCATCGGCTGCGGCATGTGCGAACACGAGTGCCCGGTGTCGGGCTTGCGAGCCATACGCGTCACGAGCGAAAACGAATCCCGTTCCGGTCCGGGCCGGATGCTGGCCTGA
- a CDS encoding aldo/keto reductase, with amino-acid sequence MAEEKRTGLSRRTLMKTLGLGGLAVAGLGLPAPIRAAAGEPAKDAPGVMPRRTLGKTGLEVSILNLGGMFDTINNQLLLKQALAWGINFWDTAEAYGNGLSEEGYGRFFARNPEARKQIVVTTKVVPKEGRFDERLDAALSRLKTDYVDLFYLHGISSISEMDGHARDWAEAKKKAGKIKCIGFSTHNNMEDCLLGAAKLDWIDAAMVSYNFRLMHEPKMQEALAACVKAGIGLVAMKTQGGGPVKSGSQAELDMAGRFLEKGFTDKQAKLKAVWANPDIASVCSQMPNLTILAANVAAARDVTALAREDFETLTRFAEATKSDYCAGCASVCGPAMGGVLPVADVMRAMMYYKDYGETQLARELYASLPAALREAPGSLDFSRAEAACPRGLAIAAIAAEAATLLA; translated from the coding sequence ATGGCGGAAGAAAAACGCACAGGCCTTTCCCGGCGTACTCTCATGAAGACCCTGGGCCTGGGCGGCCTGGCCGTGGCCGGGCTCGGCCTGCCGGCCCCGATCCGGGCCGCCGCCGGCGAGCCGGCCAAGGACGCGCCGGGCGTCATGCCCCGGCGCACCCTCGGCAAGACCGGGCTTGAGGTCTCGATCCTGAACCTCGGCGGCATGTTCGACACCATAAACAACCAGCTCCTGCTCAAGCAGGCCCTCGCCTGGGGCATCAACTTCTGGGACACGGCCGAAGCCTACGGCAACGGCCTGTCCGAAGAGGGCTACGGCCGCTTTTTCGCCAGAAACCCCGAGGCCCGCAAACAGATCGTGGTCACCACCAAGGTCGTGCCCAAGGAGGGCAGGTTCGACGAGCGCCTGGACGCGGCCCTGTCGCGCCTCAAGACCGACTACGTGGACCTCTTCTACCTGCACGGCATCTCAAGCATAAGCGAAATGGACGGCCACGCCCGGGACTGGGCCGAAGCCAAGAAAAAAGCCGGCAAGATCAAGTGCATCGGCTTCAGCACCCACAACAACATGGAGGACTGCCTGCTTGGCGCGGCCAAGCTCGACTGGATCGACGCCGCCATGGTGTCCTACAACTTCCGGCTCATGCACGAGCCGAAAATGCAGGAGGCCCTGGCCGCCTGCGTCAAGGCCGGCATCGGGCTGGTGGCCATGAAGACGCAAGGCGGCGGCCCGGTCAAATCCGGCAGCCAGGCCGAGCTCGACATGGCCGGCCGGTTCCTGGAAAAGGGGTTCACCGACAAGCAGGCCAAGCTCAAGGCCGTCTGGGCCAATCCGGACATCGCCTCGGTCTGTTCCCAGATGCCGAACCTGACCATCCTGGCCGCCAACGTGGCCGCGGCCCGGGACGTGACGGCCCTGGCCCGGGAGGACTTCGAGACCTTGACCCGCTTTGCCGAGGCCACCAAGAGCGACTACTGCGCCGGCTGCGCCTCGGTCTGCGGCCCGGCCATGGGCGGGGTGCTGCCCGTGGCCGACGTCATGCGGGCCATGATGTACTACAAGGACTACGGCGAAACCCAGCTTGCCCGGGAGCTCTACGCCAGCCTGCCGGCCGCCCTGCGCGAGGCTCCGGGTTCGCTCGACTTCTCCCGGGCCGAGGCCGCCTGCCCCCGGGGGCTCGCCATCGCCGCCATCGCGGCCGAGGCCGCGACACTTCTCGCCTAG